In Streptomyces sp. NBC_00683, the DNA window CCTGGAGCCCGAGCGCATCGGGGTGAAGCTCTCCGAGGAGTTCCAGCTGCACCCCGAGCAGTCCACCGACGCGATCGTCATCCATCACCCCGAGGCCAAGTACTTCAACGCACGGTAGTCAGCTGTTCAACGCGCGGCAGGGCGCCGCTCCATGCGCCGTCCCCGCACGAGTCGTAGACTGGTCGGTCCAGTGCAGGCCGGTCGCCGTTCCCACCGGGAAGGCGGCCGGCCTTCTCGTCCCCCATGGAGGTGTACCGGATGACCAGTACGGTCCCCGCGTCCTTGCCCCGTACGGCCGAAGGCTCCGCCCTGCAGGCCGTCCTGCTCGACATGGACGGCACCCTGGTCGATACCGAGGGATTCTGGTGGGACGTGGAGGCCGAGGTCTTCGCCGACCTCGGACACCGCCTGGACGAATCCTGGCGCGACGTCGTCGTCGGCGGTCCGATGACCCGCAGCGCGGGGTACCTCATCGAGGTCACCGGTGCCGACATCTCCATCGAGGAGCTCACGGTGCTCCTCAACGACCGCTTCGAGAAGCGCATCGCTCGGGGCGTGCCGCTGATGCCGGGCGCCGCACGGCTGCTCGCCGAGCTCGCCGCGCACAAGGTGCCCACCGCCCTCGTGTCCGCCTCGCACCGCCGCATCATCGACCGGGTGCTGGACTCGGTCGGGCACCACCACTTCGCCCTCACGGTCGCCGGTGACGAGGTCACCCGCACCAAGCCCCACCCGGAGCCGTACCTCGCGGCGGCCGCCGGATTCGCGGCCGACCCCCGGCGCTGTGCGGTCATCGAGGACACCGCGACGGGCGTCGCCGCGGCGGAGGCCGCAGGCTGCCGTGTGGTCGCCGTACCGTCCGTCGCGCCGATCGCCGCCGCGCCCGGACGTGTGGTGGTGCCCTCCCTCGAAGCAGTGGATCTCGCGTTCCTGCGCCGGCTGATCACGGACACGGACCAGCTCCCGTAATGCAGGTTCATGTCAAGATGTCGTCAGCAGTGCGGGCGTGAGCTTCGTCACGCGTCGTGACGGTCGGGCCTCCTCGGGATCGCCCCGAGTGTCCGTTTCCGCAGTCCTTGTGTCCCGGTTCGTGAAGCGGTGTACGAATCATTCCCGAGCGTGACGTAGACGCGCGGTCATCTGTCATCACCGAGTGCATACGTGCCGGGATCGCCCCGGTCAAGCCCCTGTACGGCTCCCACTAACCTCGGTCATCTCACATGCCGGAATGAGGGAGAACGTCCAGATGAACCGCAAGACGCTGGTGCTGCCGGCCGTGATCGGCCTGCTCGCGCCCGTTCTCGCCGCCTGTGGCGGGTCGGACGACGGGGGCGATGCCATCGTTGTCGGGACAACGGACCAGTTCGTCGCCTCCAAGGACAACACCGCGCCGCTCGACCCGGCGATCGGCTACGAAGCAGGTGTCTGGAACGTCCTGCGCCAGACGGTGCAGACCCTGACCCACATCCCGCGCGGCGGCGGCGAGCCCGTTCCCGAGGCGGCCCAGAGCTGCGAGTTCACCGACACGGCGAACGAGAGCTACCGCTGCACACTGCGCGACGGCCTCACCTTCTCCGACGGCACGCCCGTCACGCCGGAGGACGTGAAGTACTCGATCCAGCGCGTCCTGGACATCAAGGACGAGAGCGGCCCGGTGGGTCTGCTCGCGAACATCGACACGATCGAGACCAAGGGTCCGAAGCAGATCGTCTTCCACCTGAGCACCTCGGACGCGACCTTCCCGTACAAGCTCGCCACGCCGCCCGCCGGGATCGTCCAGAAGGACAAGTACCCGGCGAAGGCCGCCCGTGACGGCTTCCAGGTCGACGGCTCGGGTCCGTACACCATGAAGCCCGAGGTCAAGGACGACCAGGTCGTCAAGGTCGTCTTCACCAAGAACCCCAAGTACAAGGGCGATCTGAAGGTTCTCAACGACAAGGTCGAGCTGAACCTCTTCCCCGACGCGGCGGCGATGGGCAGGGCGCTCGAGGACGACGAGATCGACATGATGACGCGCACCATGTCGCCCGAGCAGTCCAAGCAGATGCTCGAGAAGCCGAAGGACGGCATCGAGCTCACCGAGATGCCCGGCCTCGCCATCAGCTACCTCGCCTTCAACACCGAGGACCCGGTGGTGAAGGACAAGGCCGTGCGCCAGGCCATGGCCCAGGTCATCGACCGGGGGTCCATCGCGACGGGTGTGTACGGCAGCACCGCCGAGCCGCTCTACTCGCTGATCCCGTCCGGAGTCACCGGACACACCAACTCGTTCTTCAACAAGTACGGGGAGCCGAGCGTCGCCGGGGCCGCGGAAACCCTGGAGAAGGCCGGTATCGACACTCCGGTGAAGTTCACGCTGAACTACACGACCGACCACTACGGTCCCGCGACCGCCTCCGAGTTCGAACTGCTGGCCAAGCAGCTCAACAACTCCAAGCTCTTCGACGTCGACGTCGCGGGCACCCCGTGGTCCAAGTACCGCCCCGCTCAGAAGAAGGGCGACTACGCGGTCTACGGCATGGGCTGGTTCCCGGACTTCCCGGACCCGGACAACTACACGGCGCCGTTCCTCGACAAGAACAACTTCCTCAACTCGCCCTACGAGTCGGCACTCGCCCAGGACACGCTCATTCCCCAGTCCCGCCGCGTGGCCGACCGCAGCGCCGCGTCCGGGACCTTCACGAAGCTCCAGGACATCGTCGCCAACGACGTCCCCGTCCTCCCGGTCTGGCAGGGCAAGCAGTACGTCGCCTCGCGTGACGGCCTGAACGGTGTGGAGTGGGCGGTCAACGCCTCGGCCGACCTGCAGCTCTGGGAGCTCGCGCGCGCCTGACGCGACACCTTCCGGAACAACGATGCGGTCCGGGGCCACTGCCCCGGACCGCATCGTCGTCCGTACCGCCTGCACCGCCCCGGCTCACTGGGCGCCGGGACGCACCAGACCGCTCTCGTAGGCGTAGACGGCCGCCTGCACCCGGTCGCGCAGGCCCAGCTTCGTCAGCACGTGGCCCACATGCGTCTTGACCGTCGTCTCGCTCACGAACAGGTCGGCGGCGATCTCCGCGTTGGACAGGCCGCGCGCCACGAGCTTCAGCACTTCCACCTCGCGCTCCGTGAGCGTGTGCAGCGCGTCCGGGACGGTCTCCTCGCCCGACGGCAGATGGTCCGCGTACTTGTCGAGCAGCCGGCGCGTGATGCTCGGCGCCAGCATCGCCTCGCCCGCCGCCACCACACGGATGGCCTGCACCAGCTCGTTGGCCGGGGCGTCCTTCAGGAGGAAGCCGCTGGCTCCGGCGCGCAGCGCCTCCACCACGTACTCGTCGAGGTCGAACGTCGTCAGCACGAGGACCTTCGCCGGACCGTCCCGGCCCGGGCCGGTGATCTGACGGGTCGCCTCGACACCGTCCATCCGCGGCATCCGGATGTCCATGAGCACGACATCGGGCTGCAGTGCCCGCACCTGGTCGATGGCCTGCAGACCGTCACCGGCCTCACCGACCACCGCGAGATCGCCCTCGGCCTCCAGGATCATCCGGAAACCGGTGCGCAGCAGTGGTTGATCATCGACCAGTAGGACGCGGATAGCCACGGAATCTCCTTAAGGGCCTTCGAGGGCCACCGGTTGGCCGGCCTCTGCCCGGACCGGCTCCATTCTGCCCTGGACACCTTCCTCCGACTCCGCAGGGCGAACCGACAGGGGATACACCGGGGGAGTCCCACCGAACTCGGGACAGACCGCACGGTGATCGCACCAGCCGCAGAGCTTCGTCGGCCGCGGCCGCCACTCGCCCGTCTCCGTGGCCAGCCGGATCGCGTCCCACAGCGCCAGCAGCTTTCGCTCCACCCGCTCGAGGTCGGCCGGGACCGGGTCGTACGTCAGGACGTCACCGCTGCCCAGATAGACGAGCTGGAGGCGCCTGGGCACCACGTTCTTCAGACGCCAGATCACCAGGGCGTAGAACTTCATCTGGAACAGCGCGCCCTCCGCGTACTCCGGACGCGGGGCCTTGCCCGTCTTGTAGTCCACGATCCGGACCTCGCCGGTGGGAGCCACATCGATCCGGTCGATCACACCCCGCAGCCGCAGCCCCGAATCCAGCTCCGTCTCGACGAACAGCTCACGCTCGGCAGGCTCCAGCCGGGTCGGGTCCTCCAGCGAGAACCACCGCTCCACCAGCTGCTCCGCCTCGCTCAGCCACCCGGCCAGACGCTCACCCTCGGCGTCCCCGTCGAACAGCTCGGTCAGCTCGGGCTTCGACTCGAGCAGCCGGTCCCACTGACCGGGAATCAACGCCTTGGCCCTCGGCGCCGTACGGTCCCCCGCCGGGGAGTCGAACAGGCGCTCCAGCACCGCATGCACCAGCGTGCCCCGGGTAGCCGCCTCACTGGGCTTCTCGGGCAGCTTGTCGATGACCCGGAAGCGGTACAACAAAGGGCATTGCATGAAATCGCTCGCGCGCGACGGCGACAGGGACGAGGGTGGCCGAGGCGGGCGCGGTACGGAGGTCATGTCGAAGACCCTACGACCCGCCACCGACACCGAGCGGCATACCATCGACCACAGAGCTCGCAGACTGCATGATCGTGGCAGGACGCCACCGACCGAAAGGACCCCGTGGACGAGAGCGGCGACAGCGGGCGCCCGAAGCCCGGCGCAGGGGGTTCCGACCCCGGCACCGGGCCGGAGAAAGGCAAACCGCGCCGCCCCGCAGATCCGGGCGGCGGCCTGCTCATGGGCCGCCCCTTCGGTGTGCCCGTGTACGTGGCACCCAGCTGGTTCGTCGTCGCCGCCCTGATCACGTGGGTCTTCGGCGGTCAGCTCGACCGCGTCCTGCCGGAACTCGGCGCCGCCCGCTACCTGGTCGCCCTGTTCTTCGCGATCGCCTTCTACGCCTCCGTACTCGTCCACGAGCTCGCGCACACCGTCGCAGCCCTGCACTACAAGCTGCCGGTCCGCCGCATCCAGCTCCAGTTCTTCGGCGGCGTCTCCGAGATCGAGAAGGAATCGGAGACCCCCGGCCGCGAGTTCGTCCTCGCCTTCGTGGGCCCCCTGCTCTCCCTGGTGCTCGGCGGCCTCTTCTACATCCCCCTGCAGTTCGTCGAGGCCGGCACGGTCCCCGGGGTGCTCCTCGCCGGACTGATGATCTCCAACCTCATCGTCGCCGCCTTCAACCTGCTGCCCGGGCTCCCCCTCGACGGCGGACGCATGCTCCGAGCCGTCGTCTGGAAGATCACCGGCAAGCCGATGAGCGGCACCATCGCCGCCGCATGGGTCGGCCGGGGCCTGGCCGTCGCCGTTCTCGTCGGCCTGCCCCTGCTCACCCACACCGGCGCCCTCGGCAACGCCACCAGCGAGATCAGCGGCTTCGAGACCGTGACCGACGCCCTGCTCGCCGCGATCCTCGCCGGAATCATCTGGACCGGCGCGGGCAACAGCCTGCGCATGGCCAGGCTGCGTGAGCACCTCCCGGACCTGCGCGCCCGCACCCTGACCCGGCGCGCGGTCCCCGTCGAGTCCGCCACTCCGCTCTCCGAGGCGCTCCGCCGTGCCAACGAAGCGGGCGCCCGCGCCCTGGTGGTCGTCGACGGACAGGGCAACCCCAAGGGCGTCGTCCGCGAGGCCGCCATCGTCGGAGTCCCCGAGCACCGCCGCCCCTGGGTGGCCGTCAGCGGCCTCGCCCAGGACCTCACCGAGGGCATGAAGGTCCCCGCGGAACTCGCGGGCGAGGCCCTGCTGGACCGGCTCAAGGCGACCCCGGCCACCGAGTACCTGGTCGTCGAGGACACCGGCGAGATCTACGGGGTCCTCTCCACAGCCGACGTCGAACGCGCCTTCGTCGCGGCGATGGCCCGGCCCGCGGCCTGACCGTCCGCCACCGGGCACGCGGGCGGTCGAAAGCCCCGGAAAGCCCCCGGCAAGGCCCCCGAAATGGGGACCCCGAAATACCGGTAGGCTGGCCGCATGTCCGAACCGACCGGTGCCGCCCGCCGTCGCGGCCCATTCAAAGTCGGGGACCAGGTCCAGCTCACCGACCCCAAGGGACGCCACTACACCTTCACGCTCGAGGCCGGAAAGAACTTCCACACCCACAAGGGTTCTTTCCCGCACGACGAGCTGATCGGTGCTCCCGAGGGCAGTGTTGTCCGTACCACGGGAAACGTCGCCTATCTCGCGCTGCGCCCCCTGCTCCCCGACTACGTCCTGTCCATGCCCCGCGGCGCCGCCGTGGTCTACCCCAAGGACGCGGGGCAGATCCTGGCCTTCGGCGACATCTTCCCCGGCGCCCGCGTCGTCGAAGCCGGTGTCGGCTCCGGAGCGCTCAGCACCTTCCTCCTGCGCGCCATCGGCGAGCAGGGCATGCTGCACTCCTACGAGCGCCGCGAGGACTTCGCCGAGATCGCCCAGCAGAACGTGGAGCGCTACTTCGGCTCTCCGCACCCCGCCTGGCAGCTCACCGTCGGCGACCTCCAGGACAACCTCTCGGACACCGACGTCGACCGAGTCGTCCTGGACATGCTCGCCCCGTGGGAGTGCCTCGAGGCCGTCTCCAAGGCACTCGTGCCCGGCGGCATCCTCTGCGCGTACGTCGCGACCACCACGCAGCTGTCACGGACCGTCGAATCCATCCGGGAGATCGGCTGCTTCGCGGAGCCGCAGCCCTGGGAGTCGATGATCCGCAACTGGCACGTCGAGGGCCTGGCCGTCCGCCCCGACCACAGGATGATCGGCCACACCGGCTTCCTGGTCACCGCCCGCCGTCTCGCGGACGGCGTCGAGGCGCCGCTGCGCCGCCGCCGCCCCTCCAAGGGCGCCTACGGCGAGGACTACAGCGGTCCCGGCAGCCGGAGCGGCTCCGCCACCCGCGACTGACCCGTACAAGGCAGAGGCGCCGCCGCCGAGTTCCCCGGACCGACCCCGGGAGCCGGCAGGCGGCGCCTTTTCGTTGTTCCGGGGCACCGGGCAGTGACCCCGCCGTTCCCCTGCGGTGTGAGGTGTGGCACGATGCTGGCCACCCCCCACCCGCCGATTTCCCGTCGGCCGCCGCCTATCCAGGCCTCCAGGAACCACAGGAGAGAAACCGCGTGCAGTCCTCCGCGCTCCCGGATCTCGCGCACACCGACACCAAGCCGGTGCACTGGCTCGCCACGGCCGCGGCCATGGCCGCCGTCGTCGCCGCGGCGGGCCTGCTCCAGCCGGACGCGGCCACGGCGACCGCCTCCGCGTCCGAGCACCGCACGAACGCCCAGCACGGTGCCGCGCCCGCCGCCGAAGCACCCGACCCGGCCGACGCCGCCTTCCCGCTGGACTGCGGCACGGCCGGGTACACCGTGGCCGACCAGGCCGCCGGCGACCTCGACGGCGACAACAGGCCCGAGACCGTCGCCGTCGTGCACTGCGCCGCGGGTTCCGGCACACCGCCCAGCGGGGTCTACGTCCTGACACAGGCGAGCGGGGCCGCACCGCGGGTTGTGGCAACCCTGGTGGACCCCGCTCAGAAAATCACGGTCACGGACTTCGCGGTCCGCGACGGCCTGGTCGCCGCGACACTCCTCGGCTACTCCTCGGCCGATGTGCCGCGCTGCTGCCCCGACGAGCAGGAGAGCGCCACCTGGCAGTGGAAGGGCAACGCGTTCATCAAGTCCGCCGGACCCGCCGGGGACACCGCGCTGAGCGCCTGAGCCGCTACGCCGCGTCCGGGCCGAAGACTTCCACGTTGTCCGAAACGCGACGTACATGAATGCAGTCGCCCGGGCATTCCTTCGCCGAGTCCACCACGTCCTGGAGCAACGGCAGCGGCACCGGGGTGGTCGCTCCCTTGTCCTGGAGCAGCTCGTCCTCGGAGCTCTTGACGTAGGCCAGACCGTCGATGTCCAGCTCGAACACCTCAGGTGCGTACTGCACGCAGATGCCGTCGCCCGTACAGAGGTCCTGGTCGATCCAGACCTCCAGGTCCTGCGTGTCACTGTTGCCCGGAGCGTCCTGCTGCGCGGTCATGTGTCCTGCCGTTCCCTGCGTATCTGCACCAATTGAAGCCAGCCCTGACGGGTGTTGAACGGTTCGACGATACAACCGGCAGCTTCCCGGTGCCGAAGGGTGGGTATTCCCTTGGCGTGAGGGAGAGCGCAAGGGTGAAGATCGGACACACCACCGGGTCTTTGTGATCTAGGGGTTTCAATCATCACCCACCCAGGTAGGGTCAGGAAGCGTCCAGCTCCCCTTGGAGGAGGTGAGGACCGTGGCAGCCCACGACGACGACATCAACCGCGGCATCCGGCCCGGGCGGGGGTCAGAAGACCCAGCCGGCCAGGTTGCCTATCTCGAGCAGGAAATCGCCGTCCTGCGACGTAAGCTCGCCGACTCTCCGCGTCATACGAGGATTCTCGAAGAGCGGATCGTCGAGTTGCAGACCAACCTGGCAGGCGTGTCCGCGCAGAACGAGCGGCTCGCCAATACACTCCGCGAGGCCCGCGACCAGATCGTGGCCCTCAAGGAGGAAGTCGACCGGCTTGCCCAGCCACCGGCCGGCTTCGGTGTCTTCCTGCAGGTCAACGAGGACGGCACCTGCGACATCTTCACCGGGGGCCGCAAGCTCCGGGTGAATGTGAGCCCAAGCGTCGAGATCGAAGGCCTTCGGCGGGGCCAGGAAGTCATGCTCAACGAGGCGCTCAACGTGGTCGAGGCCATGGAATTCGAGCGGGCCGGGGACATCGTCACCCTCAAGGAGATCCTTGAGGACGGCGAACGCGCCCTGGTCGTCGGGCACACCGACGAGGAGCGGGTGGTGAGGCTCGCCGAGCCTCTGCTGGACATCACCATCCGCCCCGGCGACGCCCTCCTGCTCGAACCCAGGTCCGGCTACGTCTACGAAGTGGTTCCCAAGAGCGAGGTCGAGGAGCTCGTCCTCGAAGAGGTTCCGGACATCGACTACGAGAAGATCGGCGGCCTGGGCGACCAGATCGAGCTGATCCGAGACGCGGTCGAGCTCCCCTACCTCCACCCGGACCTCTTCAAGGAGCACGAACTGCGCCCGCCGAAGGGCATCCTGCTCTACGGTCCCCCCGGCTGCGGCAAGACACTCATTGCCAAGGCCGTAGCCAACTCGCTGGCCAAAAAGGTCGCCGAGGTCACCGGACAGCCCGCGGGGAAGAGCTACTTCCTCAATATCAAGGGCCCCGAGCTCCTCAACAAGTACGTCGGTGAGACCGAGCGGCACATCCGTCTGGTCTTCCAGCGTGCCCGGGAGAAGGCGAGCGAGGGCACCCCCGTCATCGTCTTCTTCGACGAGATGGAATCCCTCTTCCGCACCCGTGGTTCCGGTGTCAGCTCGGACGTGGAGAACACCATCGTCCCCCAGCTGCTCGCCGAGATCGACGGTGTGGAAGGCCTGGAGAACGTCATCGTCATCGGTGCCTCCAACCGCGAGGACATGATCGACCCCGCCATCCTGCGGCCCGGCCGTCTCGATGTGAAGATCAAGATCGAGCGCCCGGACGCGGAGGCCGCGAAGGACATCTTCGCGAAGTACCTCACTCCTTCGCTGCCGCTGCACGCGGACGACCTCGCCGAGCACTCCGGCTCGAAGGAGGCCGCCGCCCACGCGATGATCCAGTCGGTCGTGGAGCGGATGTACACGGAGTCCGAGGAGAACCGCTTCCTCGAGGTCACCTACGCCAACGGCGACAAGGAAGTCCTGTACTTCAAGGACTTCAACTCCGGAGCGATGATTCAGAACATCGTGGACCGGGCAAAGAAAATGGCCATCAAGGCATTCCTCGAGCAGCGCCAAAAGGGCCTGCGCGTCTCCCACCTCCTCCAGGCATGCGTGGACGAGTTCAAGGAGAACGAGGACCTGCCCAACACGACGAACCCGGACGACTGGGCCAGGATTTCCGGAAAGAAGGGCGAGCGGATCGTCTTCATCCGCACACTCGTCACCGGAAAGCAGGGGGCGGACACCGGTCGTTCCATCGACACGGTGGCAAATACCGGACAGTACCTGTAAAACGCAGACCGGCTGCGGATGCCCGGCAGGGCATCCGCAGCCGGCCGTTTTCCCGGCAGCTCCGGCCATACCCGAACAATGACGTAATTGATCTCCCCACCGGCGCAGAGGCGCTCTAGGCTCTGCTGTACCGCCGAGTCGCGCAGTGCGGGGACGGGCACCGCACGCGTACCGGACCAGCAGCGGTACTTGAGCGGCGCTCCCGGACGGGGGCACCGCCGGGCAAGGAGGGCCGCATGACCGTACGGCGAGTAATGGGCATCGAGACGGAGTACGGGATCTCCGTCCCCGGTCACCCCAACGCCAATGCCATGCTCACCTCGTCCCAGATCGTCAACGCCTACGCGGCGGCGATGCACCGGGCGCGCCGCGCCCGCTGGGACTTCGAGGAGGAGAATCCGCTGCGCGACGCGCGAGGCTTCGACCTCGCCCGCGAGACCGCCGACTCCAGCCAGCTCACCGACGAGGACATCGGCCTCGCCAATGTCATCCTCACCAACGGTGCGCGGCTGTACGTCGACCACGCACACCCCGAATACAGCTCACCGGAGATCACCAATCCGCTGGACGCGGTGCTCTGGGACAAGGCCGGCGAGCGCGTCATGGCCGAAGCCGCCGAGCGGGCCGCCGCCATCCCCGGTGCCCAGCCGATCCACCTCTACAAGAACAACACCGACAACAAGGGCGCGTCCTACGGCACGCACGAGAACTACCTGATGAAGCGGGAGACCCCCTTCTCGGACATCGTGCGCCACCTGACCCCGTTCTTCGTGTCCCGGCAGGTCGTCACCGGCGCGGGCCGGGTCGGCATCGGCCAGGACGGCCACGAGCACGGGTTCCAGATCAGTCAGCGCGCCGACTACTTCGAGGTCGAGGTCGGCCTCGAGACCACGCTCAAGCGCCCCATCATCAACACCCGCGACGAACCGCACTCGGACGCCGAGAAGTACCGCAGGCTGCACGTGATCATCGGCGATGCCAACCTTTCCGAGATCTCGACCTATCTGAAGCTCGGCACCACGGCGCTGGTGCTTTCCATGATCGAGGACGGCTTCATCAATGTCGACCTGGCCGTCGACCAGCCGGTACGCACCCTCCACCAGGTCTCGCACGACCCGACCCTGCAGCAGCTGATCACGCTCCGCAGCGGCCGGACACTCACCGCGGTACAACTTCAGATGGAGTACTTCGAGCTGGGCCGCAAGTACGTCGAGGAGCGCTACGGGGCGGACGCCGACGAGCAGACCAAGGACGTCCTGGTCCGCTGGGAGGACACCCTGAACCGCCTGGAGACCGATCCGATGAGCCTGTCGGGCGAACTGGACTGGATCGCCAAGCGGGAGCTCATGGAGGCGTACAGGCGGCGCGACAGCCTGGACTGGGACGCTCCCCGCCTGCACCTGGTGGACCTCCAGTACGCCGACGTGCGGGCCGACAAGGGCCTGTACAACCGTCTGGCGGCCCGCGGCAAGATGAAGCGCCTGCTCGACGAGAACGACGTCGAGCGGGCCCGTACGAAGCCTCCCGAGGACACCAGAGCCTATTTCCGGGGCCGCTGCCTGGAGCAGTACGCGGACGACGTGGCCGCGGCCTCCTGGGATTCGGTCATCTTCGACCTGCCCGACCGTGACTCACTGCAACGGGTGCCCACGATGGAGCCGCTGCGCGGTACACGTGACCACGTGAAGGAGCTCCTGGACCGCTGCCGCACGGCGGAAGAGCTGGTCCGGACGCTGTCGGGCGGCTGAAAGGCCCTCCGGCTGGGAATCAATCAGATGACCTCCGGACGTTGAGACAAGTACCGGGCCAATGTCGGACTCCGTAGGTAGGGTCTGATCAAGTGCTTCGAACCGAGCGGGGTGAGCTACATGGCGACCAAGGACACCGGCGGCGGACAGCAGAAGGCGACACGTTCCACCGAGGAGGCCGAGGAGCAGGCGCAGGAAGCGCAGGCATCCGAGGACCTCAAGGAGCGGCAGGAGAAGCTGGGCGAGGACGTCGACGACGTCCTCGACGAGATCGACGATGTGCTCGAGGCCAACGCTGAGGACTTCGTTCGAAGCTTCGTTCAAAAGGGCGGCGAGTAGCAGCCGGCGCTCCGACCCGGTCCGCCCGCCGACGGACTCGCGCCGTCGGCGGCCGCTTCCGCGGGATGTCTTCGCCCTCGGCGGACATCCCGCGGAAGCGCCTCTGCACCAGGTTGATCGCTGTCACCGGGCGGGTAGGGTCCCTGGCGTACTGCTTCAACTGCAATTCGGCCATCGGCAAGTTGGGGGATGATCCTGACTCCTTGCGCAGGGCCATCGCATACCTGGAGGGAAACGCGTGGAAGCCAACACTCGTAGCACCGGGCGTCTACCAGCTGCCTTCCTGACGCCGGGTTCGTCCTCGTTCATGGACTTCCTGTCCGACCAGTCGCCCTCGATGCTTCCGGGCAACCGGAACCTGCCACCGCTGAAGGGAGCGATCGAGGCGCCGCACGGTACGACGATCGTCGCGGCCTCCTTCCCGGGTGGTGTGGTGCTTGCCGGTGACCGGCGGGCGACCATGGGGAACATGATCGCGCAGCGGGACATCGAGAAGGTGTTCCCGGCCGACGAGTACTCGGCGGTGGGGATCGCCGGCACGGCCGGTCTCGCCGTGGAGATGGTCAAGC includes these proteins:
- a CDS encoding HAD family phosphatase, with translation MTSTVPASLPRTAEGSALQAVLLDMDGTLVDTEGFWWDVEAEVFADLGHRLDESWRDVVVGGPMTRSAGYLIEVTGADISIEELTVLLNDRFEKRIARGVPLMPGAARLLAELAAHKVPTALVSASHRRIIDRVLDSVGHHHFALTVAGDEVTRTKPHPEPYLAAAAGFAADPRRCAVIEDTATGVAAAEAAGCRVVAVPSVAPIAAAPGRVVVPSLEAVDLAFLRRLITDTDQLP
- a CDS encoding ferredoxin, which encodes MTAQQDAPGNSDTQDLEVWIDQDLCTGDGICVQYAPEVFELDIDGLAYVKSSEDELLQDKGATTPVPLPLLQDVVDSAKECPGDCIHVRRVSDNVEVFGPDAA
- the arc gene encoding proteasome ATPase, with the translated sequence MAAHDDDINRGIRPGRGSEDPAGQVAYLEQEIAVLRRKLADSPRHTRILEERIVELQTNLAGVSAQNERLANTLREARDQIVALKEEVDRLAQPPAGFGVFLQVNEDGTCDIFTGGRKLRVNVSPSVEIEGLRRGQEVMLNEALNVVEAMEFERAGDIVTLKEILEDGERALVVGHTDEERVVRLAEPLLDITIRPGDALLLEPRSGYVYEVVPKSEVEELVLEEVPDIDYEKIGGLGDQIELIRDAVELPYLHPDLFKEHELRPPKGILLYGPPGCGKTLIAKAVANSLAKKVAEVTGQPAGKSYFLNIKGPELLNKYVGETERHIRLVFQRAREKASEGTPVIVFFDEMESLFRTRGSGVSSDVENTIVPQLLAEIDGVEGLENVIVIGASNREDMIDPAILRPGRLDVKIKIERPDAEAAKDIFAKYLTPSLPLHADDLAEHSGSKEAAAHAMIQSVVERMYTESEENRFLEVTYANGDKEVLYFKDFNSGAMIQNIVDRAKKMAIKAFLEQRQKGLRVSHLLQACVDEFKENEDLPNTTNPDDWARISGKKGERIVFIRTLVTGKQGADTGRSIDTVANTGQYL
- a CDS encoding ABC transporter substrate-binding protein, which translates into the protein MNRKTLVLPAVIGLLAPVLAACGGSDDGGDAIVVGTTDQFVASKDNTAPLDPAIGYEAGVWNVLRQTVQTLTHIPRGGGEPVPEAAQSCEFTDTANESYRCTLRDGLTFSDGTPVTPEDVKYSIQRVLDIKDESGPVGLLANIDTIETKGPKQIVFHLSTSDATFPYKLATPPAGIVQKDKYPAKAARDGFQVDGSGPYTMKPEVKDDQVVKVVFTKNPKYKGDLKVLNDKVELNLFPDAAAMGRALEDDEIDMMTRTMSPEQSKQMLEKPKDGIELTEMPGLAISYLAFNTEDPVVKDKAVRQAMAQVIDRGSIATGVYGSTAEPLYSLIPSGVTGHTNSFFNKYGEPSVAGAAETLEKAGIDTPVKFTLNYTTDHYGPATASEFELLAKQLNNSKLFDVDVAGTPWSKYRPAQKKGDYAVYGMGWFPDFPDPDNYTAPFLDKNNFLNSPYESALAQDTLIPQSRRVADRSAASGTFTKLQDIVANDVPVLPVWQGKQYVASRDGLNGVEWAVNASADLQLWELARA
- a CDS encoding site-2 protease family protein, which encodes MDESGDSGRPKPGAGGSDPGTGPEKGKPRRPADPGGGLLMGRPFGVPVYVAPSWFVVAALITWVFGGQLDRVLPELGAARYLVALFFAIAFYASVLVHELAHTVAALHYKLPVRRIQLQFFGGVSEIEKESETPGREFVLAFVGPLLSLVLGGLFYIPLQFVEAGTVPGVLLAGLMISNLIVAAFNLLPGLPLDGGRMLRAVVWKITGKPMSGTIAAAWVGRGLAVAVLVGLPLLTHTGALGNATSEISGFETVTDALLAAILAGIIWTGAGNSLRMARLREHLPDLRARTLTRRAVPVESATPLSEALRRANEAGARALVVVDGQGNPKGVVREAAIVGVPEHRRPWVAVSGLAQDLTEGMKVPAELAGEALLDRLKATPATEYLVVEDTGEIYGVLSTADVERAFVAAMARPAA
- a CDS encoding response regulator transcription factor — protein: MAIRVLLVDDQPLLRTGFRMILEAEGDLAVVGEAGDGLQAIDQVRALQPDVVLMDIRMPRMDGVEATRQITGPGRDGPAKVLVLTTFDLDEYVVEALRAGASGFLLKDAPANELVQAIRVVAAGEAMLAPSITRRLLDKYADHLPSGEETVPDALHTLTEREVEVLKLVARGLSNAEIAADLFVSETTVKTHVGHVLTKLGLRDRVQAAVYAYESGLVRPGAQ
- a CDS encoding tRNA (adenine-N1)-methyltransferase gives rise to the protein MSEPTGAARRRGPFKVGDQVQLTDPKGRHYTFTLEAGKNFHTHKGSFPHDELIGAPEGSVVRTTGNVAYLALRPLLPDYVLSMPRGAAVVYPKDAGQILAFGDIFPGARVVEAGVGSGALSTFLLRAIGEQGMLHSYERREDFAEIAQQNVERYFGSPHPAWQLTVGDLQDNLSDTDVDRVVLDMLAPWECLEAVSKALVPGGILCAYVATTTQLSRTVESIREIGCFAEPQPWESMIRNWHVEGLAVRPDHRMIGHTGFLVTARRLADGVEAPLRRRRPSKGAYGEDYSGPGSRSGSATRD
- a CDS encoding RecB family exonuclease; amino-acid sequence: MQCPLLYRFRVIDKLPEKPSEAATRGTLVHAVLERLFDSPAGDRTAPRAKALIPGQWDRLLESKPELTELFDGDAEGERLAGWLSEAEQLVERWFSLEDPTRLEPAERELFVETELDSGLRLRGVIDRIDVAPTGEVRIVDYKTGKAPRPEYAEGALFQMKFYALVIWRLKNVVPRRLQLVYLGSGDVLTYDPVPADLERVERKLLALWDAIRLATETGEWRPRPTKLCGWCDHRAVCPEFGGTPPVYPLSVRPAESEEGVQGRMEPVRAEAGQPVALEGP